In Alcaligenes faecalis, the sequence CCGCTAGGGTGGAGCGCTGAATCTCCAGACCCTGGATGGTGGTGCCCAGCATGGACAGGTTCAGCTGCAGCCAGCTTTCCACCGCACGCAAGTCGCGAATACGACGATCCAGATCATCGGGGGACAAGCTGGGCATCATGCCCGAGCTCAAATCGCCCGCCCCGCCACTGGCCATGTTTTTCCAGGCCTGCGCCATCATGTCCATGCTGCGCAGCAATGGATTGTTGCCGCCGCCCAGGGCATTGAAATCAGGTATACCAAAAGGATTCGGGTTCATGCGTAGCTCCCATCGGGTTGATGCCTGCCCGGTGACTCCCAGGTTCAGGCCAGCTTGTCCAGATGCTGCTTGATGCTGTCGATCAGCACCACTTGCGCTTCCAGGGTGAACAAATCTGCTTCTATCATTTGCCAGGCTTCATCCAGCGTCAATAAGCGAAACTCACTAACCTCGCCGTCCATATTGCGGGGCCGCACATCGTCGGCCAGCACGCAATCGCTGACCAGGGCGTTCTCCACCTGATAGCCTTCCGGCAGGCGACGGTGCATGCGCAAGGACACGCGCAAGGGGGTGCAGTTATCCAGCACGGACTCGGCCAAACCCGCTTCTTCATAACTTTCGCGTATGAGGGAGGTATGCAGAGATTCACCGCTGACCGCCAGTCCACCGACCAGCGTGTCCCACATATTCGGGTCTGTCGATTTGGTGGGGGAACGACGCGCAGCCCAGATACGGCCATCTGTGGACCAGCCATTCAAATGCACGGCTTGTGTCAAAAAACCCAGAGGCCGCACCGCACCACGTTCAATTCGGGACAGGCATTGCCCTTCGCCGACCACGTCCAGCAACTCGTCACGCCAGGCCCGAATGCAACCGCCTTCCTGCAAACGCAGGGCGACCTGATCCAGGACCTGAGCCAAGCTCAATTCCTGGCTGGGGCATTCGCTCAGACGCAAGACATCTTCTTCAATCGAGACCCCAGGCAAAGGCTCGATACAACGAGCGGCCTTGGGGGTGATCCATCCGGCAACGCGCCCATCAACAGTGACAGGACGGCTGCCCGGCGGGGGCAATTGTTGCAGCTGACTGGTCAAGCTGGCCATGCGCTGACGCAGGGCCTGAGTAAGTGATCGGTTCTGGAACAAAGTCATAGTCGGCGATTGTAATTCAAGCCTTGCCCCATTACGGCTTTTGTAGCGTTTAGTCCAACCTTGTCTTCTAGGGACATACCCTGCCCTTGAAGGCTAAAGCAAGTTCTATATAATTTCCGTGAACAGATAAGCTACTAAAAACTTCGAGCGGACCAGCACTTAGCTGCAACAAGCCCGCCACTGCAACACAGCAGTTTCTTCCAGCGTTGGATTTTTCGGAGCGTTGACGCAGCCGAACCCCGGTTTGGCATGGCAACACCAAAAGAGGGACAACAATGAAGATGTGGAGAAGTTTATTTGCTCTGACCGCCTGTTCGACGGCAGGGCCAAGCCTGGCTCAGATCACCCACATGGAGGGTGGTCCCCGTGTCAATCAGCTCAATTTGCATAACGGGGTTACCCCCATCGCCCAGGACATTGCCTGGCTGCATTGGATGATGCTGATCATCTGTACCATCATCTTTATTGGCGTGTTCGGCGTGATGTTCTATTCCATCATCCGGCACCGCAAGTCCAGGGGCGCGATTGCCGCGCGCTTTCACGAACACCTGGGTGTGGAAGTAGCCTGGACCATCATCCCTTTCCTGATCGTGATCGGCATGGCCTTGCCCGCCACCAAAACCGTGGTGGCCATGAAGGACACCAGCAGCGCCGACCTGACCGTCAAGGTCACGGGTTATCAGTGGAAATGGGGCTACGAGTATCTGGACGGCCCGGCCACCGGCGTGAAATTCCTGTCCAACCTGTCCACCCCTCGCGCCCAGATCGAAGGCCGCGAACCCATCGGCCCGAACTACCTGATGG encodes:
- a CDS encoding NUDIX hydrolase, with the translated sequence MTLFQNRSLTQALRQRMASLTSQLQQLPPPGSRPVTVDGRVAGWITPKAARCIEPLPGVSIEEDVLRLSECPSQELSLAQVLDQVALRLQEGGCIRAWRDELLDVVGEGQCLSRIERGAVRPLGFLTQAVHLNGWSTDGRIWAARRSPTKSTDPNMWDTLVGGLAVSGESLHTSLIRESYEEAGLAESVLDNCTPLRVSLRMHRRLPEGYQVENALVSDCVLADDVRPRNMDGEVSEFRLLTLDEAWQMIEADLFTLEAQVVLIDSIKQHLDKLA